Proteins encoded by one window of Elaeis guineensis isolate ETL-2024a chromosome 12, EG11, whole genome shotgun sequence:
- the LOC105055246 gene encoding alpha-1,3-mannosyl-glycoprotein 2-beta-N-acetylglucosaminyltransferase isoform X1 — MARDFCDVRILLFVAAAAFIYIQVRLFATQSEYAERLGAVVESENQCTSQMRLLIEQISTQQGKIVALEEARKIRDEECAQLKTLIRHLERKNLQSLTSQKEWPVAAVVIMACNRPDYLERTLESVLKYQRSVSAKFPVFVSQDGTNPDVKTKALSYSQITYMQHLESEPVRTERPGEIIAYYKIARHYKWALDELFTKHNFSRVIILEDDMEIAPDFFDYFEATSALLEKDKTIMAVSSWNDNGQVEFVHDPEILYRSDFFPGLGWMLTKSIWNELSPKWPKAYWDDWVRLKEVHKDRQFIHPEVCRTYNFGEHGSSMGQFYKQYLEPIKLNDVHVDWKSVDLSYLLEDKFLNHFAHILSKARPVDGPDAVLKAHNVDVDVQIQYNDQRDFERLARQFGIFEEWKDGIPRTAYKGVVVFRYRRTQRRIFFVGPDSLKQLGLKHS; from the exons GTGCGCCTTTTTGCAACACAATCTGAGTATGCAGAGCGCCTGGGGGCCGTT GTGGAATCTGAAAATCAATGCACAAGTCAAATGCGGTTGTTAATTGAACAAATAAGCACGCAACAAGGAAAGATAGTTGCTTTGGAAG AAGCGAGGAAAATTAGAGATGAAGAATGTGCCCAGCTGAAGACTTTAATTCGACATCTTGAAA GAAAGAATCTTCAAAGCTTGACCAGCCAAAAAGAG TGGCCTGTAGCAGCTGTTGTGATAATGGCTTGCAATCGCCCAGACTATCTAGAGAGGACACTGGAATCTGTCTTGAA ATATCAGAGATCAGTTTCTGCTAAATTCCCAGTTTTCGTATCCCAG GATGGAACAAATCCAGATGTTAAAACTAAAGCTCTGAGTTACAGTCAGATAACATATATGCAG CACTTGGAGTCTGAACCAGTGCGTACAGAAAGACCTGGTGAAATAATAGCATACTACAAGATTGCAA GACATTACAAGTGGGCCCTGGACGAGCTATTCACCAAGCATAATTTCAGCCGAGTAATCATACTGGAAG ATGATATGGAGATTGCGCCAGATTTTTTTGACTATTTTGAGGCCACATCTGCTCTACTTGAAAAGGATAA AACGATCATGGCTGTTTCTTCTTGGAATGATAATGGACAAGTGGAGTTTgtgcatgatcctg AAATTCTTTATCGTTCAGATTTCTTTCCTGGGCTTGGATGGATGCTAACAAAATCTATATGGAATGAGCTATCACCAAAGTGGCCTAAGGC TTATTGGGATGACTGGGTGAGGTTGAAGGAGGTACACAAAGATCGCCAATTTATTCATCCAGAAGTTTGCAGAACATACAATTTTGGTGAGCAC GGTTCTAGCATGGGGCAATTCTATAAACAATACTTGGAGCCTATTAAACTAAATGATGTTCAT GTTGATTGGAAATCAGTGGATCTGAGCTACCTGTTGGAG GACAAGTTTTTAAACCACTTTGCTCATATTTTGTCCAAAGCTAGACCTGTTGATGGACCTGATGCTGTTCTGAAGGCACACAATGTAGATGTTGACGTGCAGATCCAGTATAATGACCAGAGGGACTTCGAACGATTGGCCCGTCAATTTGGAATATTTGAAGAATGGAAG GATGGCATTCCAAGAACTGCATATAAAGGAGTGGTAGTCTTTCGATATAGGAGGACTCAGAGGCGTATATTTTTTGTGGGCCCAGATTCTCTCAAGCAGCTTGGGCTAAAGCATTCTTGA
- the LOC105055246 gene encoding alpha-1,3-mannosyl-glycoprotein 2-beta-N-acetylglucosaminyltransferase isoform X2: MARDFCDVRILLFVAAAAFIYIQVRLFATQSEYAERLGAVVESENQCTSQMRLLIEQISTQQGKIVALEEARKIRDEECAQLKTLIRHLERKNLQSLTSQKEWPVAAVVIMACNRPDYLERTLESVLKYQRSVSAKFPVFVSQDGTNPDVKTKALSYSQITYMQHLESEPVRTERPGEIIAYYKIARHYKWALDELFTKHNFSRVIILEDDMEIAPDFFDYFEATSALLEKDKTIMAVSSWNDNGQVEFVHDPEILYRSDFFPGLGWMLTKSIWNELSPKWPKAYWDDWVRLKEVHKDRQFIHPEVCRTYNFGEHGSSMGQFYKQYLEPIKLNDVHVDWKSVDLSYLLEDKFLNHFAHILSKARPVDGPDAVLKAHNVDVDVQIQYNDQRDFERLARQFGIFEEWKAISSPFLFHLTVGFPGDIQIH, translated from the exons GTGCGCCTTTTTGCAACACAATCTGAGTATGCAGAGCGCCTGGGGGCCGTT GTGGAATCTGAAAATCAATGCACAAGTCAAATGCGGTTGTTAATTGAACAAATAAGCACGCAACAAGGAAAGATAGTTGCTTTGGAAG AAGCGAGGAAAATTAGAGATGAAGAATGTGCCCAGCTGAAGACTTTAATTCGACATCTTGAAA GAAAGAATCTTCAAAGCTTGACCAGCCAAAAAGAG TGGCCTGTAGCAGCTGTTGTGATAATGGCTTGCAATCGCCCAGACTATCTAGAGAGGACACTGGAATCTGTCTTGAA ATATCAGAGATCAGTTTCTGCTAAATTCCCAGTTTTCGTATCCCAG GATGGAACAAATCCAGATGTTAAAACTAAAGCTCTGAGTTACAGTCAGATAACATATATGCAG CACTTGGAGTCTGAACCAGTGCGTACAGAAAGACCTGGTGAAATAATAGCATACTACAAGATTGCAA GACATTACAAGTGGGCCCTGGACGAGCTATTCACCAAGCATAATTTCAGCCGAGTAATCATACTGGAAG ATGATATGGAGATTGCGCCAGATTTTTTTGACTATTTTGAGGCCACATCTGCTCTACTTGAAAAGGATAA AACGATCATGGCTGTTTCTTCTTGGAATGATAATGGACAAGTGGAGTTTgtgcatgatcctg AAATTCTTTATCGTTCAGATTTCTTTCCTGGGCTTGGATGGATGCTAACAAAATCTATATGGAATGAGCTATCACCAAAGTGGCCTAAGGC TTATTGGGATGACTGGGTGAGGTTGAAGGAGGTACACAAAGATCGCCAATTTATTCATCCAGAAGTTTGCAGAACATACAATTTTGGTGAGCAC GGTTCTAGCATGGGGCAATTCTATAAACAATACTTGGAGCCTATTAAACTAAATGATGTTCAT GTTGATTGGAAATCAGTGGATCTGAGCTACCTGTTGGAG GACAAGTTTTTAAACCACTTTGCTCATATTTTGTCCAAAGCTAGACCTGTTGATGGACCTGATGCTGTTCTGAAGGCACACAATGTAGATGTTGACGTGCAGATCCAGTATAATGACCAGAGGGACTTCGAACGATTGGCCCGTCAATTTGGAATATTTGAAGAATGGAAGGCAATTTCTTCCCCATTTTTATTTCACTTGACTGTTGGCTTTCCAGGGGACATCCAAATACACTGA